DNA sequence from the Geobacter sp. AOG2 genome:
AGGCATCAAAAACGGTTTGTCGATGGCGCGCTCCGGGTTGGGGATGTAGCTGTCGACCGCGTCCATCAAAGCAAAGATGGCCGGCTCGGCCAGTTCACCCTTCTCGCCGTTTAACGCCTGGAGGGCCGAACCTTTGATGATGGGAATGTCGTCACCGGGGAAGTCGTAGCTGGACAGAAGTTCGCGAATCTCAAGCTCGACCAATTCCAGAAGCTCGGCGTCGTCAACCATGTCGGCCTTGTTGAGAAAAACAACAATGTAGGGTACGCCTACCTGACGGGCAAGCAGGATGTGCTCGCGAGTCTGCGGCATGGGACCGTCGGCGGCGGACACGACCAGAATCGCACCGTCCATCTGCGCGGCTCCCGTGATCATGTTCTTGACGTAGTCGGCATGGCCCGGGCAGTCAACGTGCGCATAGTGACGCTTGTCCGTTTCGTATTCAACGTGCGCAGTCGCAATCGTGATACCGCGCTCACGCTCTTCAGGGGCATTGTCGATCTGGTCGAATGCCTTGAATTCGGCCTGGCCCTTGCCTGCCAATACCTTCGTGATAGCAGCGGTCAACGTGGTTTTGCCGTGGTCAACGTGACCTATCGTGCCAATGTTTACATGCGGTTTGTTACGCTCGAATTTAGCCTTCGCCATGATAACAGGCCCTCCTCAAAAGTGTTGTTAGCTTGATTAACCTTTTACTTTTGCAACTATATCG
Encoded proteins:
- the tuf gene encoding elongation factor Tu; this encodes MAKAKFERNKPHVNIGTIGHVDHGKTTLTAAITKVLAGKGQAEFKAFDQIDNAPEERERGITIATAHVEYETDKRHYAHVDCPGHADYVKNMITGAAQMDGAILVVSAADGPMPQTREHILLARQVGVPYIVVFLNKADMVDDAELLELVELEIRELLSSYDFPGDDIPIIKGSALQALNGEKGELAEPAIFALMDAVDSYIPNPERAIDKPFLMPVEDVFSISGRGTVATGRVERGIVKVGEEVEIVGIKATAKTTVTGVEMFRKLLDEGRAGDNIGALLRGVKREDIERGQVLAKPGSITPHTKFKAEAYVLTKEEGGRHTPFFNGYRPQFYFRTTDVTGVAELPAGIEMVMPGDNVAMTVKLITPIAMDEGLRFAIREGGRTVGAGVVSSIIE